A genomic stretch from Georgenia muralis includes:
- a CDS encoding phosphatidate cytidylyltransferase codes for MAPAPAADPRDSQDSLAAALRRLREARERARTALVTPAPPRPKDPVPPAGRAGRNLPAAIAVGVSLLVLVGISLLTRPELFVALAVVASVGAMWELARAVAQRGIRVPLLPLVVGAVGVLVSAWVAGAEAMLMAFTLTAGGVFVWRVIDGGGRDAVRDAAAGIFTAAYVPYLAGFAVLLLRLEDGPLLVLTFLLVTIANDTGGYVAGVLFGKHPMAPSISPKKSWEGLAGSVVLAVAVGVVMLGPVLDGPWWAGAVLGVAAVGAATTGDLAESLLKRDLGLKDMSSLLPGHGGIMDRLDSLLVAAPVSYLILAAATGQAAL; via the coding sequence ATGGCCCCCGCACCCGCGGCCGACCCCCGCGACAGCCAGGACAGCCTCGCCGCCGCACTGCGCCGGCTCCGCGAGGCGCGGGAGCGAGCCCGCACGGCCCTGGTCACCCCGGCCCCGCCGCGCCCGAAGGACCCCGTCCCGCCCGCCGGGCGGGCGGGACGGAACCTGCCCGCCGCGATCGCCGTCGGCGTCTCGCTCCTGGTGCTCGTGGGCATCAGCCTGCTCACCCGTCCGGAGCTCTTCGTCGCCCTGGCCGTCGTGGCGTCGGTGGGGGCGATGTGGGAGCTCGCGCGCGCCGTCGCCCAGCGCGGGATCCGGGTGCCGCTCCTGCCGCTGGTGGTCGGGGCGGTCGGGGTGCTCGTCTCGGCGTGGGTGGCCGGTGCCGAGGCCATGCTCATGGCCTTCACCCTCACCGCCGGCGGGGTGTTCGTCTGGCGCGTCATCGACGGGGGCGGGCGGGACGCGGTGCGCGACGCCGCCGCCGGCATCTTCACCGCCGCGTACGTGCCGTACCTGGCCGGGTTCGCCGTCCTCCTGCTGCGCCTGGAGGACGGTCCGCTGCTGGTCCTGACGTTCCTGCTGGTCACCATCGCCAACGACACGGGCGGCTACGTGGCCGGGGTGCTGTTCGGCAAGCACCCCATGGCGCCGTCGATCAGCCCGAAGAAGTCCTGGGAGGGCCTGGCCGGCTCGGTCGTGCTCGCCGTCGCCGTCGGCGTCGTCATGCTCGGCCCCGTCCTCGACGGCCCCTGGTGGGCCGGGGCCGTGCTGGGCGTCGCCGCGGTCGGCGCCGCGACGACCGGCGACCTCGCCGAGTCCCTCCTCAAGCGCGACCTGGGCCTGAAGGACATGAGCTCACTGCTGCCCGGCCACGGCGGGATCATGGACCGGCTCGACTCCCTCCTCGTGGCGGCCCCGGTGTCCTACCTCATCCTCGCGGCCGCCACCGGCCAGGCGGCACTCTGA
- the rlmN gene encoding 23S rRNA (adenine(2503)-C(2))-methyltransferase RlmN, whose protein sequence is MTQQPQIRPSHEVSPGDRPVLTFAAKRRGKPPRHLADLSAEERRSVAAELGVPAFRLDQLARHYFAHLTRDPADMSDLPAADRDELTTTLVPELVSKVRDLAADKGMTVKSLWNLFDGAMVESVLMRYSERTTLCVSSQAGCGMACPFCATGQQGLTRNLSTAEIVEQVRLAARSCRDGELPGGPTRLSNVVFMGMGEPMANYKAVIGAVRRMVDPAPAGLGLSARNVTVSTVGLVPAIDKLAKEGIPVTLAVSLHAPDDGLRDELIPINSRWKVGELLDAARRYFDATGRRVSIEYALIKDMNDHAWRAQLLADELNARGRGWVHVNPIPLNPTPGSIWTASERGVEQEFVDTLRRAGIPTTVRDTRGSDIDGACGQLAAEVLVQTKGQG, encoded by the coding sequence ATGACGCAGCAGCCCCAGATCCGTCCCTCCCACGAGGTCAGCCCCGGTGACCGCCCGGTCCTGACCTTCGCCGCCAAACGTCGGGGCAAGCCCCCGCGGCACCTCGCGGACCTCTCCGCCGAGGAGCGCCGGTCGGTCGCGGCCGAGCTCGGTGTCCCCGCCTTCCGGCTGGACCAGCTCGCCCGGCACTACTTCGCCCACCTCACCCGCGACCCGGCGGACATGTCCGACCTGCCCGCCGCGGACCGCGACGAGCTCACCACCACCCTCGTCCCCGAGCTGGTGAGCAAGGTCCGCGACCTCGCCGCCGACAAGGGCATGACGGTGAAGTCGCTGTGGAACCTCTTCGACGGCGCGATGGTCGAGTCGGTCCTCATGCGCTACTCCGAGCGCACCACTTTGTGCGTCTCCTCCCAGGCCGGCTGCGGGATGGCCTGCCCCTTCTGCGCCACCGGGCAGCAGGGCCTCACGCGCAACCTCTCCACCGCCGAGATCGTCGAGCAGGTCCGCCTGGCGGCCCGCTCGTGCCGCGACGGCGAGCTCCCCGGCGGTCCCACCCGGCTGAGCAACGTCGTCTTCATGGGCATGGGCGAGCCGATGGCCAACTACAAGGCCGTCATCGGCGCCGTGCGCCGCATGGTCGACCCCGCCCCGGCGGGCCTGGGCCTGTCCGCCCGGAACGTCACCGTCTCCACCGTCGGGCTGGTCCCGGCCATCGACAAGCTGGCGAAGGAGGGCATCCCGGTCACCCTGGCGGTGTCCCTGCACGCCCCCGACGACGGCCTGCGCGACGAGCTCATCCCGATCAACTCGCGCTGGAAGGTCGGCGAGCTCCTCGACGCCGCCCGGCGCTACTTCGACGCGACCGGCCGACGGGTGAGCATCGAGTACGCCCTCATCAAGGACATGAACGACCACGCCTGGCGCGCCCAGCTCCTCGCCGACGAGCTCAACGCCCGCGGCCGCGGCTGGGTGCACGTCAACCCCATCCCGCTCAACCCCACCCCGGGGTCGATCTGGACGGCGAGCGAGCGCGGGGTCGAGCAGGAGTTCGTCGACACGCTCCGACGTGCCGGGATACCGACGACGGTGCGGGACACTCGGGGCAGCGACATCGACGGCGCCTGCGGCCAGCTGGCCGCCGAGGTGCTCGTCCAGACGAAGGGGCAGGGATGA
- a CDS encoding DivIVA domain-containing protein produces the protein MTAMFPPAGRMRTGYDRAEVEEFFTRARAAYESGEPGGPDAAATASLSSTGFDEKDVRAAAFTLVRDGYSAAAVDAALDRLESAFVQRRRTAFIAAQGESAWMDHIADRATTLYPRLLRPAGERFRSPESGHGYDRDAVDALLERLVAYFDDGGELTSAELRTATFPRARAPRAYHEGTVDAYLDRAVEVLVAVE, from the coding sequence ATGACGGCGATGTTCCCGCCGGCGGGGCGGATGCGCACCGGCTACGACCGGGCCGAGGTGGAGGAGTTCTTCACCCGGGCCCGGGCGGCGTACGAGAGCGGCGAGCCGGGCGGTCCGGACGCCGCCGCCACGGCGTCGCTGAGCTCGACCGGGTTCGACGAGAAGGACGTGCGCGCCGCCGCGTTCACGCTGGTGCGCGACGGGTACTCCGCCGCCGCGGTCGACGCCGCGCTCGACCGGCTCGAGAGCGCGTTCGTCCAGCGCCGGCGCACCGCGTTCATCGCCGCGCAGGGCGAGAGCGCCTGGATGGACCACATCGCCGACCGCGCGACCACGCTCTACCCGCGCCTCCTGCGCCCCGCCGGTGAGCGGTTCCGCAGCCCGGAGAGCGGGCACGGCTACGACCGCGACGCCGTCGACGCCCTCCTCGAGCGGCTCGTCGCGTACTTCGACGACGGCGGCGAGCTGACCTCCGCGGAGCTGCGCACGGCGACCTTCCCGCGGGCGCGCGCGCCGAGGGCGTACCACGAGGGCACCGTCGACGCCTACCTCGACCGCGCGGTCGAGGTGCTCGTCGCGGTGGAGTGA
- the dxr gene encoding 1-deoxy-D-xylulose-5-phosphate reductoisomerase, whose translation MTPTDVVLLGSTGSIGTQALEVVAASAPGTFRVTALSAGGGHLELLAEQAVLHDVPVVALAHGGHGAVTRLRELLADERARTGRDDLAEPEILTGPDAATTVAGSPGAVVLNGITGSVGLAPTLAALRSGATLALANKESLVVGGSLVRAVQTRPGQVVPVDSEHSAIAQALRSGRHEKGMTSPVVTGRSEVRRLVLTASGGPFRGRTRDELAAVTPAQALAHPTWAMGPVVTVNSSTMVNKGLELIEAHLLFDVPAEDVVVVVHPQSVVHSMVEFHDGSTLAQASPPDMRLPIALGLTWPDRPAGVTAPCRWDEPTAWTFEPLDESTFPAVALARAAAAASATHPAVLNAANEQCVAAFLDRRLDYLGIVEVVAEVLEEHEGPAASTDLSLADVLGAEERARARAEELIAARG comes from the coding sequence TTGACCCCCACCGACGTCGTCCTGCTCGGCTCCACCGGCTCCATCGGCACCCAGGCCCTCGAGGTCGTCGCCGCGTCAGCCCCGGGGACGTTCCGCGTGACCGCCCTCAGCGCCGGCGGCGGCCACCTCGAGCTGCTCGCCGAGCAGGCGGTGCTGCACGACGTCCCGGTCGTGGCGCTCGCCCACGGCGGTCACGGCGCCGTCACCCGGCTGCGCGAGCTGCTCGCGGACGAGCGGGCCCGCACCGGCCGGGACGACCTCGCCGAGCCCGAGATCCTCACCGGGCCCGACGCCGCCACCACGGTCGCCGGCTCGCCGGGCGCCGTCGTCCTCAACGGCATCACCGGCTCGGTGGGCCTCGCGCCCACCCTGGCCGCCCTGCGGTCGGGGGCGACCCTCGCGCTGGCCAACAAGGAGTCCCTCGTCGTCGGCGGGTCCCTCGTGCGCGCGGTCCAGACCCGGCCAGGTCAGGTCGTGCCCGTGGACTCCGAGCACTCGGCGATCGCCCAGGCGCTGCGCTCGGGCCGCCACGAGAAGGGGATGACCAGCCCCGTCGTCACCGGGCGCTCCGAGGTCCGGCGGCTCGTCCTGACCGCCTCGGGCGGCCCCTTCCGCGGGCGCACCCGCGACGAGCTCGCCGCCGTGACGCCCGCCCAGGCCCTCGCGCACCCCACCTGGGCCATGGGTCCGGTCGTGACCGTGAACTCCTCGACCATGGTCAACAAGGGCCTCGAGCTCATCGAGGCGCACCTGCTCTTCGACGTCCCGGCCGAGGACGTCGTCGTCGTCGTCCACCCGCAGTCGGTGGTCCACTCGATGGTGGAGTTCCACGACGGGTCCACCCTCGCCCAGGCCTCACCGCCGGACATGCGCCTGCCCATCGCGCTGGGCCTGACGTGGCCGGACCGGCCTGCCGGGGTCACCGCGCCGTGCCGGTGGGACGAGCCCACGGCCTGGACGTTCGAGCCGCTGGACGAGAGCACCTTCCCGGCCGTGGCGCTGGCCCGGGCGGCGGCGGCCGCCTCCGCGACCCACCCCGCCGTGCTGAACGCCGCGAACGAGCAGTGCGTCGCGGCCTTCCTCGACCGTCGCCTCGACTACCTCGGCATCGTCGAGGTCGTCGCCGAGGTGCTCGAGGAGCACGAGGGCCCGGCCGCCTCGACCGACCTCTCCCTCGCCGACGTCCTCGGCGCCGAGGAGCGGGCCAGGGCCCGCGCCGAGGAGCTCATCGCCGCCCGCGGCTGA
- a CDS encoding M50 family metallopeptidase, giving the protein MEFVVGVLILFVGLLASIALHEVGHLVPAKRFGVKVPQYMVGFGKTLWSRTVGDTEYGVKALPLGGYVRMVGMYPPTRRAERPRRDGRPTLVQEARAAALEEIGPGEEPRAFYNLTVPRKLVVMLGGPTMNLVISAVLLGVTVVTLGLGQYTTTLGTVQQCLVEDPAQEGCTPADPAAPGAAAGLLPGDEVLTWDGVEARTWEDVSGAIAGGDTGPVQVEVLRDGAPLTLTVVPELTERPVLGDDGAPLTEDGAPVTEMRPYVGIGPDFALVRQSPAVVPGLVWQTFTGTVEVVLTLPQRLVSVAEAAFGTAERDPSVVGLVGVGRFAGEIASIDGAGYGVTERSADMLSLLVSLNMALFVFNLLPLLPLDGGHVAGALWEGARRKVARWREQPDPGPVDTARLLPLTYVVVAAMLGMSVLLAYADIVRPVSLTG; this is encoded by the coding sequence GTGGAGTTCGTCGTCGGGGTCCTCATCCTCTTCGTGGGGCTGCTCGCCTCCATCGCCCTGCACGAGGTGGGCCACCTCGTGCCCGCCAAGAGGTTCGGCGTCAAGGTCCCGCAGTACATGGTCGGCTTCGGCAAGACCCTGTGGTCGCGCACGGTCGGTGACACCGAGTACGGCGTCAAGGCACTCCCGCTCGGCGGGTACGTCCGCATGGTCGGGATGTACCCGCCCACCCGGCGTGCCGAGCGGCCGCGCCGGGACGGCCGTCCCACGCTCGTCCAGGAGGCGCGCGCCGCCGCCCTGGAGGAGATCGGGCCGGGGGAGGAGCCTCGCGCCTTCTACAACCTCACGGTCCCGCGCAAGCTCGTGGTCATGCTCGGCGGGCCCACGATGAACCTGGTCATCTCCGCGGTCCTGCTGGGTGTCACGGTCGTCACCCTCGGTCTCGGCCAGTACACGACGACGCTCGGCACGGTCCAGCAGTGCCTGGTCGAGGACCCGGCCCAGGAGGGCTGCACCCCCGCCGACCCCGCGGCGCCCGGCGCCGCCGCCGGCCTGCTGCCCGGCGACGAGGTCCTCACGTGGGACGGCGTCGAGGCGCGCACCTGGGAGGACGTGTCGGGAGCGATCGCCGGCGGTGACACCGGGCCCGTCCAGGTCGAGGTCCTGCGCGACGGTGCCCCGCTCACCCTCACCGTGGTCCCCGAGCTCACCGAGCGACCGGTCCTCGGCGACGACGGGGCGCCGTTGACCGAGGACGGCGCGCCCGTCACCGAGATGCGTCCCTACGTGGGCATCGGCCCGGACTTCGCGCTGGTCCGGCAGAGCCCGGCGGTCGTCCCGGGGCTCGTGTGGCAGACGTTCACGGGCACCGTCGAGGTGGTGCTCACGCTCCCGCAGCGGCTCGTGTCGGTCGCGGAGGCCGCGTTCGGCACCGCCGAGCGGGACCCGTCGGTGGTGGGCCTGGTCGGGGTGGGCCGCTTCGCGGGGGAGATCGCGTCCATCGACGGCGCGGGCTACGGCGTGACCGAGCGCAGCGCCGACATGCTGTCGCTGCTGGTCTCGCTGAACATGGCCCTGTTCGTCTTCAACCTGCTGCCCCTGCTCCCGCTCGACGGCGGCCACGTCGCCGGGGCCCTGTGGGAGGGGGCACGGCGCAAGGTCGCCCGCTGGCGCGAGCAGCCCGACCCCGGCCCCGTCGACACCGCGCGGCTGCTGCCGCTGACGTACGTCGTCGTCGCGGCCATGCTCGGGATGAGCGTCCTGCTCGCCTACGCCGACATCGTCCGGCCGGTCAGCCTCACCGGCTGA
- the ispG gene encoding flavodoxin-dependent (E)-4-hydroxy-3-methylbut-2-enyl-diphosphate synthase: MSVPISLGIPTVKEQPPVLAPRRKTRKIRVGSVEVGGDAPVSVQSMTTTKTHDINATLQQIAELTASGCDIVRVACPTDKDAEALPIIAKKSKIPVIADIHFQPKYVFAAIEAGCGAVRVNPGNIRKFDDQVKEIAQAAKDAGVSLRIGVNAGSLDPRLLQKYGKATPEALVESAVWEASLFEEHDFHDFKISVKHNDPVVMVRAYQLLSERGDWPLHLGVTEAGPAFQGTIKSATAFGALLSQGIGDTIRVSLSAPPVEEVKVGNQILESLNLRPRKLEIVSCPSCGRAQVDVYTLADEVTAGLEGMTVPLRVAVMGCVVNGPGEAREADLGVASGNGKGQIFVKGEVVRTVPEDQIVETLIAEANRIAEEMGFPSGGAASPVVTVG, from the coding sequence GTGAGCGTACCCATCAGCCTCGGCATCCCCACGGTCAAGGAGCAGCCGCCCGTCCTGGCTCCCCGGCGCAAGACCCGCAAGATCCGGGTGGGCTCCGTCGAGGTCGGTGGCGACGCCCCGGTGTCGGTCCAGTCGATGACGACCACGAAGACCCACGACATCAACGCCACGCTGCAGCAGATCGCCGAGCTGACGGCCTCGGGCTGCGACATCGTCCGGGTGGCGTGCCCGACGGACAAGGACGCCGAGGCGCTGCCGATCATCGCCAAGAAGTCCAAGATCCCGGTCATCGCCGACATCCACTTCCAGCCCAAGTACGTCTTCGCCGCCATCGAGGCCGGGTGCGGCGCGGTGCGCGTCAACCCGGGCAACATCCGCAAGTTCGACGACCAGGTCAAGGAGATCGCGCAGGCGGCCAAGGACGCCGGCGTATCGCTGCGGATCGGCGTCAACGCCGGCTCCCTCGACCCCCGCCTGCTGCAGAAGTACGGCAAGGCCACGCCCGAGGCGCTGGTCGAGTCCGCCGTCTGGGAGGCGTCGCTGTTCGAGGAGCACGACTTCCACGACTTCAAGATCTCCGTCAAGCACAACGACCCGGTCGTCATGGTGCGCGCCTACCAGCTGCTCTCCGAGCGCGGCGACTGGCCGCTGCACCTGGGCGTGACCGAGGCCGGCCCCGCCTTCCAGGGCACGATCAAGTCCGCGACCGCCTTCGGTGCTCTGCTCTCCCAGGGCATCGGCGACACCATCCGGGTCTCCCTCTCGGCCCCGCCGGTGGAGGAGGTCAAGGTCGGCAACCAGATCCTCGAGTCGCTCAACCTGCGCCCGCGCAAGCTCGAGATCGTCTCCTGCCCCTCCTGCGGACGGGCCCAGGTGGACGTCTACACCCTGGCCGACGAGGTCACCGCCGGCCTCGAGGGCATGACCGTGCCCCTGCGGGTGGCCGTCATGGGCTGCGTCGTCAACGGCCCCGGCGAGGCGCGCGAGGCAGACCTCGGTGTCGCGTCCGGCAACGGCAAGGGCCAGATCTTCGTCAAGGGCGAGGTCGTGCGCACGGTCCCGGAGGACCAGATCGTCGAGACCCTCATCGCGGAGGCGAACCGGATCGCGGAGGAGATGGGTTTCCCGTCCGGCGGAGCCGCCTCGCCGGTCGTCACGGTCGGCTAG
- a CDS encoding DUF4081 domain-containing GNAT family N-acetyltransferase — translation MALWRRSAQSVRPVGPADRDAALELCLRDPVGSVLAAVQVERLGQPPPSGTQLLGVFGDDDPQPAALCWAGANLVPVALYGDLLVELAENLHRRSRRCSSIVGPADMVLPLWDELSTSWSLPREVRADQPSLVIDHEPAVAPDPAVRPARRDETTLVLPASVAMFTEEVGYDPTVMGGSYGARVAELVATGRTYLRLEDLGDGPQVVFKADVGALAIGVAQVQGVWVHPQLRGRGMASAGMAAVVADVRARLAPTVSLYVNDYNAPALGAYRRVGFRQVGTYATVLF, via the coding sequence GTGGCGCTGTGGCGCCGGTCGGCGCAGTCCGTCCGCCCGGTGGGGCCGGCCGACCGCGACGCGGCCCTGGAGCTGTGCCTGCGCGACCCCGTGGGCTCCGTGCTCGCGGCCGTCCAGGTCGAGCGGCTCGGTCAGCCTCCACCGTCGGGCACCCAGCTGCTCGGCGTCTTCGGTGACGACGACCCCCAGCCCGCCGCGCTGTGCTGGGCGGGCGCGAACCTCGTGCCCGTCGCCCTGTACGGCGACCTCCTCGTCGAGCTCGCCGAGAACCTGCACCGGCGCAGCCGGCGCTGCTCGTCGATCGTCGGCCCGGCCGACATGGTCCTGCCGCTGTGGGACGAGCTGTCGACGAGCTGGTCGCTGCCCCGGGAGGTGCGGGCCGACCAGCCCTCCCTCGTCATCGACCACGAGCCCGCGGTCGCCCCCGACCCGGCGGTGCGCCCCGCCCGACGGGACGAGACCACCCTGGTGCTGCCGGCCAGCGTCGCGATGTTCACCGAGGAGGTCGGCTACGACCCCACCGTGATGGGCGGGTCCTACGGTGCCCGGGTGGCCGAGCTCGTCGCGACCGGGCGCACCTACCTCCGGCTGGAGGACCTCGGGGACGGTCCGCAGGTGGTCTTCAAGGCCGACGTCGGGGCCCTCGCGATCGGGGTCGCGCAGGTCCAGGGCGTCTGGGTCCACCCGCAGCTGCGTGGCCGGGGGATGGCGAGCGCCGGGATGGCGGCGGTCGTCGCGGACGTGCGCGCCCGTCTCGCCCCCACCGTCTCCCTCTACGTCAACGACTACAACGCCCCGGCGCTGGGCGCCTACCGCCGGGTCGGTTTCCGCCAGGTGGGGACCTACGCCACGGTGCTCTTCTAG
- a CDS encoding DNA-formamidopyrimidine glycosylase family protein produces MPEMPEVEGLVTFLDTRTSGHVVAAVEVGAISALKTFAPDPAQLAGSTVRGATRHGKWIDLAVTDDDTELHLLVHLARAGWLRWYEEVPPARLRPGRSPIALRLRLDDGSGFDLTEAGTRKRLAVHVVAAPEEVHAVATLGPEPLGLDAAGLGAVLRSRNQQVKGALRDQSLIAGIGNAYSDEILHAARTSPFALTGSLDDEAVARIHAAMEEVLGGAVAAAAGRPAVELKDAKRSGMRVHGRTGQPCPVCGDTVREVSFADSALQYCPTCQTGGKVLADRRMSKLLR; encoded by the coding sequence ATGCCGGAGATGCCGGAGGTCGAGGGGCTGGTCACCTTCCTGGATACGCGCACGTCCGGCCACGTCGTCGCCGCCGTGGAGGTGGGCGCGATCTCGGCCCTGAAGACGTTCGCCCCCGACCCCGCCCAGCTCGCCGGGTCGACCGTGCGCGGCGCCACGCGCCACGGCAAGTGGATCGACCTCGCCGTCACCGACGACGACACCGAGCTCCATCTCCTCGTCCACCTCGCCCGGGCGGGCTGGCTGCGGTGGTACGAGGAGGTGCCCCCCGCGCGCCTGCGTCCCGGCCGCTCCCCCATCGCCCTGCGCCTGCGCCTGGACGACGGCTCGGGCTTCGACCTCACCGAGGCCGGCACGCGCAAGCGACTCGCGGTGCACGTGGTGGCCGCGCCGGAGGAGGTGCACGCCGTCGCGACCCTGGGGCCCGAGCCGCTCGGCCTCGACGCCGCCGGGCTGGGGGCGGTGCTGAGGTCACGCAACCAGCAGGTCAAGGGGGCGCTACGGGACCAGTCGCTGATCGCGGGTATCGGCAACGCCTACTCCGACGAGATCCTCCACGCCGCCCGGACGAGCCCGTTCGCCCTGACCGGCTCGCTCGACGACGAGGCGGTCGCCCGCATCCACGCCGCCATGGAGGAGGTGCTCGGCGGCGCGGTCGCCGCCGCGGCGGGCCGGCCGGCGGTCGAGCTCAAGGACGCGAAGCGGTCGGGCATGCGGGTCCACGGCCGGACGGGGCAGCCGTGCCCGGTGTGCGGGGACACCGTCCGCGAGGTCTCCTTCGCCGACTCGGCGCTGCAGTACTGCCCCACGTGTCAGACCGGTGGGAAGGTCCTGGCCGACCGCCGGATGTCGAAGCTCCTTCGCTAG
- a CDS encoding proline--tRNA ligase, translated as MLMKMSSLFLRTLREDPADAEVASHRLLVRAGYIRRAAPGIYSWLPLGLRVLAKVEQIVREEMDAVGGQEVHFPALLPKEPYEATGRWVEYGPNIFRLQDRKGADYLLAPTHEEMFTLLVKDLYSSYKDLPLTLYQIQTKYRDEARPRAGLIRGREFIMKDAYSFDADDAGLERSYELQRGAYQRIFDRLGLEHVIVRAMSGAMGGSRSEEFLHPTPIGEDTFVRSPGGYAANVEAVTTPVPEPVDATGLPAAEVLPTPDSTTIDTLVARANELHPRADRPWGPADTLKNVVVALVHPDGARELVAIGLPGDREVDLKRLQAAVEPAQVEQATDEDLRGRPELVKGYIGPAVLGPNGAARTHDDAGRVTAGAMRYLLDPRVVPGTSWVTGADADGMHVFGLVAGRDFTADGTVEAAEVRAGDPSPDGSGPLELARGIEIGHIFALGRKYAEALDLKILDANGKAVVVTMGSYGIGITRALAALAEANNDDKGLVWPMQVAPAHVHVLATGKGEEIFATAERIARELEAAGVEVLYDDRPKVSAGVKFADAELLGVPLSVVVGRGLAEGVVEVRRRASGDREELAPELVVARVRELVDAALEG; from the coding sequence GTGCTGATGAAGATGTCGTCCCTGTTCCTGCGGACCCTGCGCGAGGACCCGGCCGACGCCGAGGTCGCGAGCCACCGCCTCCTCGTGCGCGCCGGGTACATCCGACGGGCCGCCCCGGGGATCTACTCCTGGCTGCCCCTCGGCCTGCGGGTCCTGGCGAAGGTCGAGCAGATCGTCCGCGAGGAGATGGACGCCGTCGGCGGTCAGGAGGTGCACTTCCCGGCGCTGCTGCCCAAGGAGCCCTACGAGGCCACCGGCCGCTGGGTCGAGTACGGCCCGAACATCTTCCGCCTCCAGGACCGCAAGGGCGCGGACTACCTCCTCGCCCCGACCCACGAGGAGATGTTCACGCTGCTGGTCAAGGACCTGTACTCCTCGTACAAGGACCTGCCGCTCACGCTGTACCAGATCCAGACGAAGTACCGCGACGAGGCCCGGCCGCGGGCCGGCCTGATCCGCGGCCGCGAGTTCATCATGAAGGACGCGTACTCCTTCGACGCCGACGACGCGGGGCTGGAGCGCTCCTACGAGCTCCAGCGCGGCGCCTACCAGCGCATCTTCGACCGGCTGGGCCTCGAGCACGTGATCGTGCGCGCCATGAGCGGGGCGATGGGCGGCTCCCGCAGCGAGGAGTTCCTCCACCCCACGCCCATCGGCGAGGACACGTTCGTCCGCTCCCCGGGCGGCTACGCGGCGAACGTCGAGGCGGTCACCACCCCGGTGCCCGAGCCGGTGGACGCCACCGGGCTGCCCGCGGCGGAGGTCCTCCCGACGCCCGACTCGACGACGATCGACACCCTCGTCGCGCGCGCCAACGAGCTGCACCCGCGTGCCGACCGCCCGTGGGGTCCGGCGGACACCCTCAAGAACGTCGTGGTCGCGCTCGTCCACCCCGACGGCGCGCGCGAGCTGGTCGCGATCGGCCTGCCCGGCGACCGGGAGGTCGACCTCAAGCGGCTCCAGGCAGCGGTCGAGCCCGCCCAGGTGGAGCAGGCGACGGACGAGGACCTGCGCGGCCGGCCCGAGCTGGTCAAGGGCTACATCGGCCCCGCCGTGCTCGGCCCCAACGGCGCCGCGCGCACCCACGACGACGCCGGCCGGGTCACCGCCGGGGCGATGCGCTACCTCCTCGACCCGCGGGTGGTCCCAGGGACCTCCTGGGTCACCGGCGCCGACGCCGACGGGATGCACGTCTTCGGCCTCGTGGCCGGCCGCGACTTCACCGCCGACGGCACGGTCGAGGCCGCCGAGGTCCGCGCCGGGGACCCCTCCCCGGACGGGTCCGGGCCGCTCGAGCTCGCCCGTGGGATCGAGATCGGCCACATCTTCGCCCTCGGCCGCAAGTACGCCGAGGCCCTTGACCTCAAGATCCTCGACGCCAACGGCAAGGCCGTGGTCGTGACGATGGGCTCCTACGGCATCGGTATCACCCGCGCCCTGGCCGCCCTCGCCGAGGCCAACAACGACGACAAGGGACTGGTGTGGCCGATGCAGGTCGCACCCGCCCACGTCCACGTCCTGGCCACCGGCAAGGGCGAGGAGATCTTCGCCACCGCCGAGCGGATCGCCCGTGAGCTCGAGGCCGCCGGTGTCGAGGTCCTCTACGACGACCGACCGAAGGTCTCCGCCGGGGTGAAGTTCGCCGACGCCGAGCTGCTCGGGGTGCCGCTGAGCGTCGTCGTCGGGCGGGGCCTGGCCGAGGGCGTGGTGGAGGTGCGGCGCCGGGCGAGCGGCGACCGTGAGGAGCTGGCCCCCGAGCTCGTGGTGGCGCGCGTGCGCGAGCTGGTCGACGCGGCGCTGGAGGGCTGA